CTCCAATACAATCCCCCGGATGGACCATCCCTACCTCATATCCACACTTCTCAGATCAGAGCCCGTAGCAGAGATGTGTATTTTCGTTTTTTCCCATGCATAATAATCTGCACCATTTTAACGATAAAAAAGGATATTTTTACATGCATCTCTTGAAATCCATTTGTAAAATTCACGTAAATGGAACATTTGCCCTGCTAGTTGGTTTAAAAACGTGCAAAATGATATCCTTTTTCTATTATTTAGAAGAGagatttattttatgtttaagCCATATATGTTTGACACGTATGTCAACCTTAGTGGGGACGTCTGGAATATTAAttagtataaataaaattgtaacgCGAACTTCCGCTATAGCCGCCGACTGGGTAGGTGTGACAGCCAGTATATTGACTGGTACAGTCTGGCTTCCCGACACAATCTATCATCCTCATGACCATTCTAGCTGGTCAATGTCTGATGAATCATGTCAGTCTTACGGTCAGCCATCTAGTTCAGTCACGCGCTCACGTCTTGACCATCATAgacattttattaaatttagACACAGTTTATAGGTATATTGGGCCTTCTCTAGTACATTTTCAGATGTGTTATTTTTACCGAAAATGTGTAATATGCCAGGGAAAGTCCAAACACACAGGCCCCTGTGGTGAAAACATAGCTTTCAGTCTGTATAGACCAGACTAAACATGTATTTCTAACAAAAGACGACATATTGCAGATAATTGGcagtaattgtatatattagtaTGCATATTGATTGTCATCCAGAAAAGTGTTCAGTTAGCAGTTTCTGAACTTCTTGATTTCATGTGTGGAAGTGGTGTCTGTGTGTTTGCCTACGTGTATTATATGTCATTGCTCTGCCTATGcatacacatgatataatgATAAGCGGTCTAGTGTAGGTAATACAATAAACTTGATACACTACCTTACATATTTGCCTGATCTACAACCtttgatttttgtataaatatttttggaCTAGATTTGTGTCCCAATAGCAataatttaaaaactttttgaacaaaaaaaacTGAATAGATTCCAATCTATTTGTAGGTGTTAAACAACCACGGATGTATTTGAGGTTAGGTTCATAAATCAGACACTGGCTGCAATTCAGAGTTTATATTCTTTATGGAATTGAGTTTggaatatcattatatatgttttttcttttgttttatttcggTATATGATTGACATTTGAGAAAGTGATTGACAAAACTTGATGAATAATTAAATTAGAAATATCTGATATATTTGATCAACATGAACATGTTTTTGTAAGGTGTTAGTTGTGTTGTTCATgtatcaataaatacatatgtgtataCTACTGATACTTTAATAACACGCTGAAATGATATACTGTTGTTCATGTgtcaataaatacatatgtgtatattacTGACGCTTTAATAAACACGCTGAAATGATATACTGTTGTTCATgtatcaataaatacatatgtgtatactactgataaatacatatgtgtataCTACTGATACTTTAATAAACACGCTGAAATGATATACTGCTGTTCATgtatcaataaatacatatgtgtataCTACTGATACTTTAATAAACGCGGTGaaatgatatgaaaataatCATTGCATGAAAAATAGACATATACACTTATAAAGTATACATAAAGTATACAGACAAACATTGATGTTATTCATGCAAATATACTTAACTTATCATTGGCAATATTCAGAAACTAATACAACTATTCGAAAAAGGTTTTGTATagacacagaaaacaaaataaaacaggcGAGGCAAGCATGTGggtgatatttaatatttacatatgtcAAAAATATTGCTCATGAAACATCAAGACaagaatattaaaataaagttattttctaaaaatcaGACTGATGTTTCGTGTGTGTGCTCGACATTCTAAAATATGGCTAAGCCAGTGGTCAACCAATGACCAAGTTTGAGAATCATAATTAGGAATTATCTTACAGCTGCATGTTAAATAAAGAGTATGATATATGTCGCCAAATATAATATGCAATGTAACACGTGAATGTAAGTTGATTTTATATGATGATATTTAACCGTGTAATCTATTCCAACTGCAGTTTCAAACTACCTTTTTGTAAATTTCTTACTAAATATGCATGTCCTATCAGTCGGTGGTGAACAAGCGACCCGGTAGGTGTGTACAAAAGCGCATATTATTGAGAATGTATGTCAAGGCCAAATCCTCGATCTGTAAACGATACATGTATGGCTGTTTGACATCGCGTCTGTCTGCATAAAAGGCATGTCTAGTGCATGTGTGCGTCAGTCAACTGTTAAAAatcaaagggaagtaacttttGTCAAATACTGGCTGTTTGACGGGGACGGCGAATCGTCTATTGTCGCTTTctgttatatacattttattatgtcTTCTGATTGTcaaaaactattttaaaatcACCCCCATAGccgaaataaataaatagaagtCTAGTTACTTATTCACTAGGGCATGTTCATTTCCTGTGTTAATAACTGGAACCAACGGGTGTAGGTTTAactttattttatcaatataaacaccTATGGCATATAACAGATAAGACACACGTTAGTGGAAACATTACACAACTTCTCTCTTAAATCAATGTCTGTGTTCAGAAATGCAtgttaatgaataaataaatcgTTGAGCAACCCCGTCTTTCTGGTGTATGTATACCGTTTATGGTCTCACGGTCACCTGTCAGGTGTTGTGTGTACCGATAACacattgtaatacattacaAACCGTCTTTCGGGTTCTGACCCGACCCACATCTCAATGAGTCAAAgatctctcttttttttcttctgaaatGAAACATTTCGAGAATGTCCTCTCTCCCTTGTcgttataatgatataaatccTGCTCCGGGACCCAGACTGCGCGTTCTTGACAAACGGATATTTCTTACCTCCCGAACAAGATGCTGAGTGTGACAACAATGGAAGAGAATTAAACCCGGGTGGCGAATCGATCGTCCAGAATTTATTTTCAACACATTCAATTATCGGATTTAATTATGAAAAGCTTTTATTTGAAATCACAGGATGTACCTTACACGAAAAATGCATaatttattgaaagaaataTCCTCGATGCCGTACATTCTTTCTTCAAGTAATTACGTCTTCCGCAAAATAGGGATGGCGATATAAGGTAGTGTTATTagaaattaattaatgtctTTGGAAGAAAGCTTaacattttgaaagaatttattataataacaaatatataatcaaatgaCTGACTAAGAATCTAATATCATTTGGATTGCCATTAGCTACAGGAACCTTACTTCGCTAGTCCGTACGTATCAGAAACTATGTTTGTACGTTCAAGGGGACCCTTATGGCACGTCCATGGTATGTACGCTTAGTAACAAATATGTTAGTTAAATTTGATTAATCTACGGAGTTCTCGTGAATTGTAATAAGCtacaacatatgtatatatatgtgtattttttttatctttaacaaTAAAACGTACTTATTATTTTCTGTTTCAATTagtattttgatgaaaatttagggaaaaaacatttttcattatgCAAGTACACGAGACATCAAAAATCGTATGCCGATTCAGAAATCCTACACATGAGAATAAGGCCGAGTAAAAATTCCGACAAAGCCTCTATTTCTGTACTTTCGggataaataatacataggtATAAGCAAGCTTACACTAAGTTTAAACATTGTTAAACGCAGCGAGGAAAGTCATGGTCACTTTAAAAAGGCCAGATTTTGCGTTCTTGATGCATATAGCGACTAAAGGCATCGTCCGAGATTGTGCATGTATTGTGGTAGTAATAAACATGAACGCGTGAATAACATTAATTACTATGCGATCTTAGCATAGTTCCGTGGCCTTAAATCGTTTTAAATATTACTGTATTAATTAGGAAATGCTTGGGTAACAGCTTGAATCCGAGATTTCAAGTGTTTCTGAGCTTATTTATATGCTTTAGTTTTCATGTTGCGCGGTCGTGTTGGCTAGAAGGAGTCTTTGGTAACAGGATGATATTGAGAGACCGAATAGGTCGTGAAATGTCGGAGAAATGGAGAAAATCCTCATAATGAGATCTATACTGCATCATCTTTACATCGGAGTATTTCCTGTAAATAATCACTTTGAAGCACATATTTGAATTCTTCAGGTATAGGTATTACGAATGTATTTAAATGTCTGATGTTAGACTGAAAATTTGAAGTAGCGGTGCTGGGCAGCAATTAATCATTATTCTCTTATATTTTCAGGAATGTCTGCGGCACATTTTGAGGATAACACCAGCATTTCCAAGTTGATGGCCGGGGCACTTTTAATGGATAATGAATGCAATGAACTTCCGTTTACATGGCCTGACAACGCCGTCACTTCGTCGTCAAACGTCAAAAATGAGCGGGAAACCAACAACTTCCCGCCAAATGTTGACTGTTGGCAGATGCAAAACCACACATCAGCATTTTCAAATAACTACCCGTATATTCAACAACCGAATAATGGATACGTCCAACACAATGGCAGCTTAAAtacaaccaccaccaccaccaccaatgGCGACCAAGGCCATGGTCAAAATGGACTCGTGTCCGGCAGTAGTGCATTAAAGCCAGTGCAGGACCAATATCGTCATAAGTACGGCACTTACGGTAACGAAAAGTATCCCGACTATAATATAGCTGTGAAAGCTGAAACGTGTGATACCAGTAAGTGGAGTCCATGTGCTGTTAACTCGACTCCGAACTTCGATCAGTCCAGAAATGTCCATAGTAACGTACTGGGCGAACAGTTCTCACCCAAGTCTTTCAAATCCTTAGATAATGGAGTCGGAGGAGGCAGCATTGGCGGTAAACAGACGCCAGGAGGGTCGTCAGCAGACCTTTCCGGGAAAAAGAGACCATTCGAATTAGTAGAATCGGACGACAGTGATTCGAAAGCAAGCGGAACGGATGGCAGCCAAAGCGGCGGAAACGGAAGTCGACCTGATTGGCAGTGCTACTGCGCACCTGTAGATATCAACGTCAACCAGATGATCACCAGCGGCGTGACAGTGGCTGGTTACAAACCAAGGAAAGTGATATGTAAACGGAAAAAGGCATGCGTG
This DNA window, taken from Pecten maximus chromosome 3, xPecMax1.1, whole genome shotgun sequence, encodes the following:
- the LOC117324427 gene encoding uncharacterized protein LOC117324427 isoform X1; translation: MTAESQHHFSYDTHGMSAAHFEDNTSISKLMAGALLMDNECNELPFTWPDNAVTSSSNVKNERETNNFPPNVDCWQMQNHTSAFSNNYPYIQQPNNGYVQHNGSLNTTTTTTTNGDQGHGQNGLVSGSSALKPVQDQYRHKYGTYGNEKYPDYNIAVKAETCDTSKWSPCAVNSTPNFDQSRNVHSNVLGEQFSPKSFKSLDNGVGGGSIGGKQTPGGSSADLSGKKRPFELVESDDSDSKASGTDGSQSGGNGSRPDWQCYCAPVDINVNQMITSGVTVAGYKPRKVICKRKKACVPSEQKDNGYWEKRKKNNDSARRSREAKKEKERNFYKRALELEYENHCLKERIAFLERKLELSMQQNTNFSCTDA
- the LOC117324427 gene encoding uncharacterized protein LOC117324427 isoform X2 translates to MSAAHFEDNTSISKLMAGALLMDNECNELPFTWPDNAVTSSSNVKNERETNNFPPNVDCWQMQNHTSAFSNNYPYIQQPNNGYVQHNGSLNTTTTTTTNGDQGHGQNGLVSGSSALKPVQDQYRHKYGTYGNEKYPDYNIAVKAETCDTSKWSPCAVNSTPNFDQSRNVHSNVLGEQFSPKSFKSLDNGVGGGSIGGKQTPGGSSADLSGKKRPFELVESDDSDSKASGTDGSQSGGNGSRPDWQCYCAPVDINVNQMITSGVTVAGYKPRKVICKRKKACVPSEQKDNGYWEKRKKNNDSARRSREAKKEKERNFYKRALELEYENHCLKERIAFLERKLELSMQQNTNFSCTDA